A DNA window from Trichosurus vulpecula isolate mTriVul1 chromosome 2, mTriVul1.pri, whole genome shotgun sequence contains the following coding sequences:
- the ZFP36 gene encoding mRNA decay activator protein ZFP36, translating into MELCALYEKLLSLSPELASATRGELDPDLGWGSRSLWSPSLADLEPPSPPRASAPLASRLPGRSTSLVEGRAWVPPPPGFEPLPPRAVPAATTAPSESAPGSTSPAGAASSSRYKTELCRTFSESGKCRYGSKCQFAHGPGELRPASRHPKYKTELCRKFLTMGACPYGTRCHFIHYPYDLQVTSGHPPLLRQSISFSGIPSSRRRGSPTLSPPGLPDLPSPSGFFSPSSSPPPIPTAPGEVPFSPSAFSAAPGPVPRGATAGEACCPSCRQTTGTWGPTRDALSLGLGLGLARSPSAHSLGSEPDDQASSGGSSLGGSDSPVFEVAVGGAFAPSNSHLLAPAPPKRLPIFNRLSVSD; encoded by the exons ATGGAACTGTGCGCCCTCTACGAG AAACTCCTGTCCCTGAGCCCGGAGCTGGCGTCAGCGACCCGTGGGGAGTTGGACCCTGACCTGGGCTGGGGCTCTCGAAGCCTCTGGAGTCCGAGCCTCGCAGACCTGGAGCCGCCTTCTCCCCCGCGGGCCTCTGCCCCTCTGGCCTCCCGGCTCCCGGGCCGTTCTACCAGCTTGGTGGAGGGCCGCGCCTGGGTACCCCCGCCGCCGGGCTTTGAGCCCCTGCCGCCCAGGGCCGTGCCGGCTGCCACCACAGCGCCCTCGGAATCTGCTCCTGGTTCCACCTCCCCGGCTGGGGCGGCCTCCTCGTCCAGATACAAGACGGAGCTGTGCCGGACCTTCTCGGAGAGCGGCAAATGCCGCTACGGCTCCAAATGCCAGTTCGCCCACGGTCCTGGAGAGCTGCGACCGGCCAGCCGCCACCCCAAGTACAAGACGGAGCTGTGCCGCAAATTCTTAACCATGGGCGCCTGCCCATATGGAACCCGTTGCCATTTCATCCACTACCCTTATGATCTGCAGGTGACGTCGGGTCACCCGCCCCTGCTCCGGCAGAGTATCAGCTTCTCTGGGATCCCCTCTTCCCGTCGCCGGGGCTCTCCCACTCTGAGCCCTCCAGGCCTGCCggacctgccttccccctcaggcttcttctccccttcttcctctccgcCCCCAATACCCACCGCCCCCGGGGAGGTCCCTTTCTCACCCTCTGCCTTCTCTGCTGCCCCTGGCCCAGTGCCCCGTGGAGCCACGGCGGGAGAAGCCTGCTGCCCCTCCTGCCGCCAGACCACGGGTACTTGGGGGCCCACAAGGGATGCCCTgagcctggggctggggctggggctggctcGAAGCCCTTCTGCTCACTCCCTGGGCTCTGAGCCAGATGACCAGGCCAGCAGTGGAGGAAGCAGCCTGGGGGGGTCTGACTCCCCAGTGTTTGAGGTAGCAGTGGGGGGTGCCTTTGCACCCTCTAACTCTCACCTCCTGGCCCCGGCTCCCCCCAAGCGACTCCCCATCTTCAACCGGCTATCTGTGTCCGACTGA